In the genome of Vicia villosa cultivar HV-30 ecotype Madison, WI linkage group LG7, Vvil1.0, whole genome shotgun sequence, one region contains:
- the LOC131618068 gene encoding uncharacterized protein LOC131618068, with the protein MLSLAKRLHSLTFPPFLSRSSHQLRSPRPDAASHSRRRHKSPPLPLKKPEERSEWWIVDGEMHEIGDNVPPRERFVIPRENIPNKRRKQLREQFMRRTRLVLKESEHDPWCKRYMELYNELRENWERLYWDEGYSNKLARDHANYESAEDDDEDFSPYRNRRPQMEYSKDQNFDRNRQSDSWDKVSLIRDKFEYDRERRMKEKAFAPMNGGFVADSHDSEGWNQPLNTDRYFSQTERYQEEENK; encoded by the exons ATGCTATCTCTCGCCAAACGCCTTCACTCTCTCACATTCCCACCCTTCCTTTCTCGCAGCTCCCACCAACTCCGCTCTCCACGACCCGACGCCGCCTCCCACTCCAGGCGGCGCCACAAGTCTCCGCCTCTTCCGCTGAAAAAACCGGAGGAGAGGTCAGAATGGTGGATCGTCGACGGTGAAATGCACGAAATAGGAGATAACGTGCCACCACGTGAACGGTTTGTGATTCCTCGAGAGAATATTCCTAACAAGCGCCGCAAGCAGCTGAGAGAACAGTTCATGCGCAGGACTCGCCTCGTTCTTAAGGAATCT GAACACGATCCTTGGTGCAAAAGATATATGGAATTGTATAATGAACTTCGAGAAAATTGGGAGAGACTTTATTGGGACGAGGGTTACTCTAATAAGCTTGCTCGGGATCATGCGAACTATGAGTCcgctgaagatgatgatgaagatttcTCTCCTTACAG GAATAGAAGACCCCAGATGGAGTATAGCAAG GACCAGAATTTTGATAGAAACAGGCAATCTGATAGCTGGGATAAAGTTAGCCTTATACGCGATAAATTCGAGTATGACAGGGAGAGAAGAATGAAGGAGAAAG CATTTGCTCCCATGAATGGAGGATTTGTGGCTGACTCCCATGATTCGGAAGGCTGGAACCAACCTCTAAATACCGATCGATATTTTAGCCAAACAGAAAGGTATCAAGAGGAGGAGAATAAGTGA
- the LOC131618070 gene encoding EPIDERMAL PATTERNING FACTOR-like protein 9: MRITKLAKQVLLLLALTFSIQVIQGIRTEDLVSKKSIQIFTEQRLKGSSSNVAMRMRNSRRLMIGSITPTCTYNECRGCKYKCMAEQVPVVGNDPVNSPYHYRCVCHRG, from the exons ATGAGAATCACTAAACTAGCCAAACAAGTTTTGCTACTTTTGGCCTTAACCTTTTCTATTCAAGTAATACAAG GTATTAGAACAGAAGATTTGGTGTCTAAGAAATCCATTCAAATCTTTACAGAACAAAGATTAAAG GGTAGTAGCAGCAATGTGGCAATGAGAATGAGGAATTCTAGGAGATTGATGATTGGATCCATAACACCAACCTGCACTTACAATGAATGTAGAGGATGTAAGTACAAGTGTATGGCTGAGCAGGTGCCTGTAGTGGGAAATGATCCAGTCAATAGTCCATATCACTACAGATGTGTTTGTCATAGAGGATAG
- the LOC131618071 gene encoding asparagine--tRNA ligase, cytoplasmic 2-like, translating into MAKPNQQTETQTQEPGSLGSNSQPLSNFKYSNRVQLKSLFLNRTDGGAEFIGQTVVVGGWVKSSKEVEKSSPPPPPPSSPAPENEIPAKDVSCVEIFQSRIPLIRNIMEVLGGSSYVSRKKLRDSPIPKTLPPKSSTAFLLLTDGSCVATLQVVVESSIATPSRLLATGTCILVEGRLERPSAEGKHAIQLKADKVLHIGTVDVGKYPLSKKRVPLEMLRDYAHFRPRTTTVATVMRVRSALSFATHSFFKDHAFFDVQVPTITTTDSKGFSNLFQVTTTGNQKADKERLSTIYESEGITLETVKEAAKEKSKLVETLKRSESNKEALAAAIQDLQKTIELESQLEAREKKKLGTLLKQDRVDSSEDFFNTQTYLTVSGRLHLESFASALGNVYSFGPRFQADKTDSAKHAAEMWMVEAEMAFAELQDSINCAYDLFKYLCKWVLENHSDDVKFVGKRIDNTCIDRLRKIISDSPQIISYNEALDVLRKAEDKKSEAKFNSGAILTSDHLSYLADVVYKGPVIIHSYPKEAKPFYVRVNDDKTVSAFDLVVPKVGTIISGSQNEDRLTVISSRITELRLPREKYEWYLDLCRNGTVKHAGFTLNFDLMILYITGLSNVRDVIPFPRSHGKANN; encoded by the exons ATGGCAAAACCAAACCAACAAACTGAAACCCAAACCCAAGAACCCGGTTCACTTGGGTCCAATTCTCAACCCTTGAGTAACTTCAAATACTCGAACCGGGTTCAATTAAAGTCGCTTTTTCTTAACCGAACCGACGGTGGCGCGGAGTTTATAGGACAGACTGTGGTCGTTGGCGGGTGGGTGAAGTCATCGAAGGAAGTTGAGAAATcttcacctcctcctcctccgccGTCGTCGCCGGCGCCGGAAAATGAAATTCCGGCGAAAGATGTATCGTGTGTCGAGATTTTTCAGTCTCGAATTCCTTTGATTCGGAATATTATGGAAGTTTTGGGAGGAAGCAGTTACGTGTCTCGCAAGAAATTACGTGACTCTCCAATTCCTAAAACTCTTCCTCCCAAATCTTCAACCGCTTTTCTTCTTCTCACCGATGGTTCATGCGTTGCCACACTTCAG GTTGTGGTTGAATCCTCGATAGCTACACCGAGCCGGCTTTTGGCTACTGGAACCTGTATATTAGTGGAAGGTCGATTAGAGCGGCCGTCCGCAGAAGGGAAGCATGCTATTCAGTTGAAGGCTGACAAAGTTCTTCACATTGGGACAGTAGACGTTGGGAAGTATCCGTTATCAAAGAAGCGAGTTCCACTGGAGATGTTAAGAGATTACGCTCATTTTCGGCCTCGAACAACTACG GTGGCAACTGTCATGCGAGTTCGCAGTGCTCTGTCGTTTGCAACCCACTCATTTTTCAAGGATCATGCATTTTTTGATGTGCAAGTACCAACTATAACTACTACAGACTCCAAAGGATTTAGCAACTTGTTCCAGGTTACGACTACTGGGAATCAGAAAGCAGACAAGGAGAGGTTGAGTACTATTTACGAGAGTGAAGGTATTACCCTTGAAACTGTGAAGGAAGCTGCCAAAGAGAAAAGCAAACTAGTTGAAACTTTAAAAAGAAGTGAAAGCAATAAGGAAGCTCTGGCGGCAGCAATTCAGGATCTGCAGAAAACTATTGAACTGGAATCACAATTGGAagcaagagaaaagaaaaaattgGGAACTTTATTGAAGCAAGACAGAGTAGACTCTTCTGAAGATTTTTTCAATACCCAAACTTATTTGACTGTCTCCGGTCGCTTACATCTGGAGAGTTTTGCATCTGCCCTTGGTAATGTGTATTCGTTTGGACCTAGATTTCAAGCAGATAAAACAGATTCTGCAAAACATGCTGCAGAAATGTGGATGGTTGAGGCTGAAATGGCTTTTGCTGAATTACAG GACTCTATCAACTGTGCTTATGACTTGTTTAAGTATCTATGTAAGTGGGTTTTGGAAAATCACTCTGATGATGTGAAGTTTGTTGGCAAAAGAATTGACAACACTTGCATTGATCGTCTTCGGAAAATTATATCAGATTCTCCTCAAATAATTTCCTATAATGAAGCTTTAGATGTTCTTAGAAAG GCCGAAGATAAGAAATCTGAAGCAAAGTTCAATTCGGGTGCTATACTCACTTCAGATCACCTAAG CTATCTGGCTGATGTCGTCTACAAGGGGCCAGTTATAATTCACAGTTATCCAAAAGAAGCTAAGCCATTCTATGTTAGAGTTAATGATGATAAAACTGTTTCTGCATTTGATCTCGTTGTCCCAAAG GTTGGAACTATAATCTCTGGCAGCCAAAATGAGGATCGTCTTACCGTGATAAGCTCCAG AATTACAGAATTGCGTTTGCCAAGAGAGAAGTATGAATGGTACTTGGATCTTTGCCGAAATGGAACGGTCAAGCACGCCGGGTTCACTCTAAACTTTGACCTTATGATCCTTTATATAACAGGCCTTAGCAATGTTAGGGATGTTATCCCTTTTCCAAGAAGCCATGGCAAGGCCAACAACTAA